From a region of the Falco peregrinus isolate bFalPer1 chromosome 5, bFalPer1.pri, whole genome shotgun sequence genome:
- the SF3A2 gene encoding splicing factor 3A subunit 2: protein MDFQHRPGGKTGSGGVASASESNRDRRERLRQLALETIDINKDPYFMKNHLGSYECKLCLTLHNNEGSYLAHTQGKKHQTNLARRAAKEAKEAPAQPAPEKVKVEVKKFVKIGRPGYKVTKQRDPETGQQSLLFQIDYPEIAESIMPRHRFMSAYEQRIEPPDRRWQYLLMAAEPYETIAFKVPSREIDKAEGKFWTHWNRETKQFFLQFHFKMEKPPAPPNLPPGPPTVKRPPPPPLMNGLPPRPPLPDSMPPPPPGGMTLPPMPPSGPVPPPPVPPQLPPAPGVPPPAPLPPMMRPPLPTEGPGTIPPPPPSN from the exons ATGGATTTTCAACATCGTCCTGGAGGTAAAACTGGAAGCGGAGGCGTAGCCTCTGCCTCGGAAAGTAACCGAGACCGCAGGGAGCGGCTCCGGCAGCTGGCTTTGGAAACCATCGACATCAACAAG GACccttattttatgaaaaatcacTTGGGCTCTTATGAATGCAAGCTTTGCCTCACACTGCACAACAACGAG ggaAGTTACTTAGCACATACCCAGGGGAAGAAGCATCAGACCAATTT GGCCCGTCGAGCTGCCAAGGAAGCTAAGgaagcccctgcccagcccgcACCAGAAAAAGTCAAAGTGGAAGTGAAGAAGTTTGTGAAAATTGGACGACCGGGTTACAAAG tgacCAAACAGAGAGATCCAGAAACAGGCCagcagagccttctcttccag ATTGATTATCCGGAGATCGCAGAAAGTATCATGCCTCGTCACCGGTTTATGTCAGCCTACGAGCAACGGATTGAGCCCCCCGACAGACGCTGGCAGTACCTTTtgatggcagcagagccctACGAAACCATAGCTTTCAAG GTGCCAAGCAGAGAAATCgacaaagcagaaggaaagtttTGGACCCACTGGAACAGGGAAACCAAGCAG ttCTTCCTTCAATTCCACTTCAAGATGGAGAAGCCACCAGCTCCCCCAAACCTCCCTCCAGGGCCCCCAACAGTGAAGCGGCCACCTCCGCCTCCACTGATGAACGGCTTGCCCCCCAGGCCACCTCTGCCAGACTCCATGCCGCCACCTCCTCCAGGAGGCATGACCCTGCCTCCCATGCCTCCCTCTGGACCAGTGCCGCCACCCCCGGTGCCACCTCAGTTGCCACCAGCGCCTGGTGTGCCCCCCCCGGCTCCTTTGCCACCCATGATGAGGCCACCTCTCCCCACCGAGGGACCAGGCACTATCCCCCCTCCGCCTCCCTCCAACTGA
- the PLEKHJ1 gene encoding pleckstrin homology domain-containing family J member 1 isoform X1 gives MRYNERELLSLARQPAEKAAEILMRVPKKGSVLKKRLVKLVVNFLFYFRTDEAEPIGALLLEHCRITKEEDNVFSISFIEEPERKYCFECDSEEQCQEWIEALKRASLLHGLFLSYSYEFMRRSLIFYRNEIQKMTGKDPLEQYGISEEARFQLGTRKQ, from the exons ATGAGGTACAACGAGCGGGAGCTGCTCTCCCTGGCCCGGCAGCCCGCCGAGAAGGCGGCCGAGATCTTGATGCGGGTGCCCAAGAAGGGGAGCG tgttAAAGAAACGCCTGGTGAAGCTTGTTGTCAACTTTCTCTTCTACTTCCGGACAGACGAAGCAGAG CCCAttggagctctgctgctggagcactgcAGGATCACCAAAGAGGAGGACAACGTCTTCTCCATCA GTTTCATTGAGGAGCCGGAGAGGAAATACTGCTTTGAATGTGACAGCGAGGAGCAGTGTCAGGAGTGGATCGAGGCACTCAAGCGAGCCAG CCTGCTGCACGGTCTGTTCCTGTCTTACAGCTACGAGTTCATGAGGAGGAGCTTGATTTTCTACCGGAATGAGATCCAGAAAATGACAGGGAAG GACCCCCTGGAGCAGTACGGGATCTCTGAGGAAGCGCGCTTCCAGCTGGGAACACGCAAGCAGTAA
- the PLEKHJ1 gene encoding pleckstrin homology domain-containing family J member 1 isoform X2 encodes MRYNERELLSLARQPAEKAAEILMRVPKKGSVLKKRLVKLVVNFLFYFRTDEAEPIGALLLEHCRITKEEDNVFSISFIEEPERKYCFECDSEEQCQEWIEALKRASYEFMRRSLIFYRNEIQKMTGKDPLEQYGISEEARFQLGTRKQ; translated from the exons ATGAGGTACAACGAGCGGGAGCTGCTCTCCCTGGCCCGGCAGCCCGCCGAGAAGGCGGCCGAGATCTTGATGCGGGTGCCCAAGAAGGGGAGCG tgttAAAGAAACGCCTGGTGAAGCTTGTTGTCAACTTTCTCTTCTACTTCCGGACAGACGAAGCAGAG CCCAttggagctctgctgctggagcactgcAGGATCACCAAAGAGGAGGACAACGTCTTCTCCATCA GTTTCATTGAGGAGCCGGAGAGGAAATACTGCTTTGAATGTGACAGCGAGGAGCAGTGTCAGGAGTGGATCGAGGCACTCAAGCGAGCCAG CTACGAGTTCATGAGGAGGAGCTTGATTTTCTACCGGAATGAGATCCAGAAAATGACAGGGAAG GACCCCCTGGAGCAGTACGGGATCTCTGAGGAAGCGCGCTTCCAGCTGGGAACACGCAAGCAGTAA